From a single Streptomyces liliifuscus genomic region:
- a CDS encoding ABC transporter permease — translation MGTWRLYAAVATGAFRRYATYRVATAAGVFTNTVFGLILAYTYIALWDERPGLGGYDQSQAVTYVWLGQGLLAAVAVIGGGFEDEMIERIRTGDIAIDLYRPADLQMWWLAADAGRSAFQLVGRGVVPMAFGGLVFQLALPTDAGTWLAFLVAVVLGVLVSFAIRYLVALMAFWFMDGAGVQQLAVLAGLFFSGMTLPLNVFPGVLGELARALPWSALIQAPADVLLGERTGLALLRTYAFQAAWAVGLLAVGRLVQSAATRRVVVQGG, via the coding sequence GTGGGGACTTGGCGGTTGTACGCGGCCGTCGCGACGGGCGCGTTCCGGCGGTACGCGACCTACCGGGTGGCGACCGCCGCGGGCGTGTTCACCAACACCGTCTTCGGGCTGATCCTGGCGTACACGTACATCGCGCTGTGGGACGAAAGGCCTGGCCTCGGCGGGTACGACCAGTCCCAGGCGGTGACGTACGTGTGGCTCGGGCAGGGGCTGCTCGCGGCGGTCGCGGTGATCGGCGGCGGCTTCGAGGACGAGATGATCGAGAGAATCCGTACGGGTGACATCGCGATCGACCTCTACCGGCCCGCGGACCTCCAGATGTGGTGGCTGGCGGCCGACGCGGGGCGGTCCGCGTTCCAGTTGGTGGGGCGTGGTGTGGTGCCGATGGCGTTCGGGGGGCTCGTGTTCCAGCTCGCGCTCCCCACCGATGCCGGGACCTGGCTGGCGTTCCTCGTCGCCGTCGTCCTGGGCGTCCTGGTGAGTTTCGCGATCCGCTATCTCGTGGCGCTGATGGCGTTCTGGTTCATGGACGGGGCGGGTGTGCAGCAGCTGGCGGTGCTCGCGGGGCTCTTCTTCTCCGGGATGACGCTGCCGCTGAACGTCTTTCCGGGTGTCCTCGGCGAGCTGGCCCGGGCGCTGCCCTGGTCGGCGCTCATCCAGGCCCCGGCGGATGTGCTGCTCGGCGAGCGCACGGGCCTCGCTCTGCTGCGGACGTACGCCTTCCAGGCCGCGTGGGCCGTCGGGCTGCTCGCGGTGGGCCGCCTGGTCCAGTCGGCGGCGACGCGCAGGGTGGTGGTCCAGGGTGGCTGA
- a CDS encoding ABC transporter permease, with product MADLGERHDVHRGFPPTGRSRAVDGLRAYRLIAWMWIRSTMAYRASFAMTVFGNFAGTALDFVTILLMFSRVDELGGYSLGEVAFLYGLSSAAFGLADLAFGSVERLGQRVRDGTLDSLLVRPAPVLAQVAADRFALRRLGRITQGLLVLGYALVVVDISWTPLKVLLMPVMVVSGAAIFASVFVVGAAFQFVAQDASQVQNSFTYGGTTLLQYPPTVFAKDLVRGVTFVLPLAFVNWLPALYVLDRPYPLDLPEWVAFLPPLVAVVCCALSGVAWRAGLRSYRSTGS from the coding sequence GTGGCTGACCTGGGGGAGAGGCACGACGTGCACCGCGGCTTCCCGCCGACCGGTCGCTCGCGTGCGGTGGACGGGCTGCGGGCCTACCGGCTGATCGCCTGGATGTGGATCCGCTCGACGATGGCGTACCGCGCGTCCTTCGCGATGACCGTCTTCGGCAACTTCGCGGGGACCGCGCTCGACTTCGTCACGATCCTGCTGATGTTCTCGCGGGTCGACGAGCTCGGCGGCTACTCGCTGGGCGAGGTGGCGTTCCTGTACGGGCTGTCCAGTGCCGCGTTCGGCCTCGCCGATCTGGCGTTCGGCTCGGTGGAGCGGCTCGGGCAGCGGGTGCGTGACGGCACGCTCGACTCGCTGCTCGTACGGCCGGCGCCGGTGCTCGCGCAGGTCGCCGCGGACCGGTTCGCGCTGCGCCGCCTGGGCCGGATCACGCAGGGGCTGCTGGTCCTCGGGTACGCGCTCGTCGTGGTCGACATCTCCTGGACGCCGCTGAAGGTGCTGCTGATGCCGGTGATGGTGGTCAGTGGGGCCGCCATCTTCGCGTCGGTGTTCGTGGTGGGCGCGGCCTTCCAGTTCGTGGCGCAGGACGCGTCCCAGGTGCAGAACTCCTTCACGTACGGCGGCACCACTCTGCTGCAGTATCCGCCGACGGTCTTCGCGAAGGACCTGGTGCGCGGGGTGACGTTCGTGCTGCCGCTGGCCTTCGTCAACTGGCTGCCCGCGCTGTACGTGCTGGACCGGCCCTATCCGCTCGACCTGCCCGAGTGGGTCGCGTTCCTGCCGCCGCTGGTGGCGGTCGTCTGCTGCGCGCTCTCGGGGGTCGCCTGGCGCGCGGGTCTTCGTTCGTACCGGAGCACGGGGAGTTAG
- a CDS encoding ABC transporter ATP-binding protein, which yields MKTQTDVDPAGGHAEGFIHLDRVEKVFDVRKKTGFMRSERRQVRAVDSISFAVARGEMVGYIGPNGAGKSTTIKMLTGILTPSGGRLRVAGIDPSRERTRLAQRIGVVFGQRTTLWWDLPLIDSYRLMHRMYRIPDARYAENLDRCVELLELGELLDVPVRQLSLGQRMRGDIAAALLHDPEVLYLDEPTIGLDVVSKAKVREFLRHLNAERGTTVLLTTHDLTDIEQLCRRVMVIDHGRLMYDGPLTGLHEIGESERTLMVDLERELPPIEVESARVVKVEGPRQWLAFPAAESAAPLVARIAAAYPLVDLSVREPDIEAVISRMYEEKATS from the coding sequence ATGAAAACGCAGACGGACGTCGATCCCGCCGGCGGCCACGCCGAGGGCTTCATTCACCTCGACCGCGTCGAGAAGGTATTCGACGTACGCAAGAAGACCGGCTTCATGCGCAGTGAGCGGCGGCAGGTGCGGGCGGTCGACTCGATCTCCTTCGCCGTGGCGCGCGGCGAGATGGTCGGCTACATCGGGCCGAACGGCGCGGGCAAGTCCACCACCATCAAGATGCTCACCGGCATCCTCACCCCGAGCGGCGGACGGCTCCGGGTGGCGGGTATCGATCCGTCCCGCGAGCGCACCCGGCTCGCGCAGCGCATCGGGGTGGTGTTCGGGCAGCGGACGACCCTGTGGTGGGACCTCCCGCTGATCGACTCGTACCGGCTGATGCACCGCATGTACCGGATCCCGGACGCCCGGTACGCCGAGAACCTGGACCGGTGTGTCGAACTCCTGGAACTGGGCGAGCTGTTGGACGTCCCCGTACGGCAGCTGTCGCTCGGGCAGCGGATGCGCGGGGACATCGCTGCGGCGCTGCTGCACGACCCGGAGGTGCTGTACCTGGACGAGCCGACGATCGGGCTCGACGTGGTCAGCAAGGCGAAGGTGCGGGAGTTCCTGCGGCACCTCAACGCCGAGCGCGGCACGACCGTCCTGCTCACCACCCACGACCTGACCGACATCGAGCAGCTGTGCCGGCGGGTGATGGTCATCGACCACGGGCGTCTGATGTACGACGGGCCGCTGACCGGGCTGCACGAGATCGGTGAGAGCGAGCGGACGCTCATGGTGGACCTGGAGCGTGAACTCCCGCCCATCGAGGTCGAGTCGGCGCGGGTGGTGAAGGTCGAGGGGCCCCGGCAGTGGCTCGCGTTCCCGGCGGCGGAGTCGGCGGCGCCGCTCGTGGCGCGGATCGCCGCCGCGTATCCGCTGGTGGACCTGTCGGTACGTGAGCCTGACATCGAGGCGGTCATCAGCCGCATGTACGAGGAGAAGGCAACCTCGTAG
- a CDS encoding DUF1707 SHOCT-like domain-containing protein has protein sequence MTDELPDGLPELRASDADREQVAEVLRDALAEGRLDMEEFEERLEATYKARTYKDLAPITRDLPAPGVTPPAPTVSMVKQPAGAGGWAGRIVGGDGSSRWGVAILGGFERKGRWTMPKQFNSFAFWGGGVIDLREANFADGEVVVNCVAIMGGMSVIVPPGVEVVVRGIGVMGGFDHSEEGVEGDPGAPRVVVTGFAFWGGVGIERKLTRAERLRQKEERRLEKLERKAARQEELEESRRRALEGSGAGDLGHRDSLDDARSIHRAAMEQHREMMREHREARREERRERRDERRDRD, from the coding sequence ATGACGGACGAACTCCCCGACGGGCTTCCCGAGCTGCGAGCCTCCGACGCCGACCGCGAACAGGTCGCCGAAGTGCTGAGGGACGCCCTCGCGGAGGGCCGCCTCGACATGGAGGAGTTCGAGGAGCGTCTGGAGGCGACGTACAAGGCGCGTACGTACAAGGACCTGGCGCCCATCACGCGGGATCTGCCCGCGCCCGGGGTGACTCCTCCCGCTCCCACCGTCTCCATGGTCAAGCAGCCCGCGGGGGCCGGCGGCTGGGCGGGCCGGATCGTCGGCGGTGACGGTTCGTCCCGGTGGGGTGTCGCGATTCTGGGCGGGTTCGAGCGCAAGGGGCGCTGGACCATGCCGAAGCAGTTCAACTCCTTCGCGTTCTGGGGTGGCGGTGTCATCGACCTGCGCGAGGCGAACTTCGCCGACGGCGAGGTCGTCGTCAACTGCGTCGCGATCATGGGCGGGATGAGTGTGATCGTGCCGCCGGGTGTCGAGGTCGTCGTCCGCGGCATCGGCGTCATGGGCGGCTTCGACCACAGCGAGGAGGGCGTCGAGGGCGACCCCGGCGCCCCGCGTGTCGTCGTCACCGGGTTCGCCTTCTGGGGCGGTGTCGGTATCGAGCGCAAGCTGACCCGGGCCGAGCGGCTCCGCCAGAAGGAGGAGCGGCGGCTGGAGAAGCTGGAGCGGAAGGCCGCGCGGCAGGAGGAGTTGGAGGAGTCCCGGCGCCGGGCCCTTGAGGGCTCCGGCGCCGGCGACTTGGGCCATCGGGACTCGTTGGACGACGCGCGGTCCATCCACCGGGCCGCGATGGAGCAGCATCGGGAGATGATGCGGGAGCATCGGGAGGCTCGGCGGGAGGAACGTCGTGAGCGGCGGGACGAGCGGCGGGACCGGGACTGA
- a CDS encoding SGNH/GDSL hydrolase family protein has translation MTKRHGYALLAAIVAVVVVISAAIYVGVAADDGEEKPLVGGGTPHNSAAPASVGTWVGAWSASPSGAEPGTETNGMAGRSVRNVVHVGVGGTAARITLSNLYGQQPLSITHASVAVAAAANNPAAATGTMRRLTFRGSPSVVVPAGQQVVSDAVRLLVPHDTDVLVTTYSPTPSGPVTIHPQARQISYTAEGDLTEDVTGTAYTGQTPYWRYVTALDVLSNESDGTVVVIGDSLTDGSTSSVGENRRWTDVLADRLRDNSNGPRYSVVNQGISGNRVLGSGLGRPAENPSGLIRFNRDVLGRTNVRAVVIALGVNDILRTPQQTDANKITAGLRELKRLAHARGLRVVGATLMPFQGHRGYRPHLEDTRQAVNAQIRAGKVYDAYVDFDKALRDPYNPRRLRSDYDSGDHLHPSDKGYKRMAEVFDLKDLKGSAPAEL, from the coding sequence ATGACCAAGCGTCACGGTTATGCCTTGCTGGCCGCGATCGTCGCCGTAGTCGTGGTCATCTCAGCCGCCATATACGTCGGGGTCGCCGCCGACGACGGCGAGGAGAAGCCGCTCGTGGGCGGCGGTACACCACACAACTCGGCGGCCCCCGCGTCCGTCGGCACCTGGGTCGGCGCCTGGTCTGCGTCCCCGTCAGGGGCGGAGCCCGGCACCGAGACCAACGGGATGGCGGGCCGTTCGGTCCGCAACGTGGTGCATGTCGGCGTCGGCGGCACCGCGGCCCGGATCACCCTGTCCAACCTCTACGGACAGCAGCCGCTCAGCATCACGCACGCCTCGGTCGCCGTCGCGGCCGCCGCGAACAACCCCGCCGCCGCCACCGGCACCATGCGCCGCCTCACCTTCCGCGGCAGCCCGTCGGTGGTCGTGCCGGCCGGGCAGCAGGTGGTCAGCGACGCCGTGCGCCTGCTCGTCCCGCACGACACGGACGTGCTGGTGACGACGTACTCGCCGACCCCGTCCGGGCCGGTCACCATCCACCCGCAGGCACGGCAGATCTCGTACACCGCCGAGGGCGACCTCACGGAGGACGTGACCGGCACCGCGTACACCGGGCAGACGCCGTACTGGCGCTATGTGACCGCGCTGGACGTGCTGAGCAACGAGTCGGACGGCACGGTCGTCGTCATCGGCGACTCGCTCACCGACGGCTCGACCTCGTCCGTGGGCGAGAACAGGCGCTGGACGGACGTCCTCGCCGACCGGCTGCGCGACAACTCGAACGGGCCCCGCTACAGCGTGGTCAACCAGGGCATCAGCGGAAACCGCGTCCTCGGCAGCGGCCTCGGCCGGCCCGCCGAGAACCCGAGCGGCCTGATCCGCTTCAACCGTGACGTGCTCGGCCGTACGAACGTCAGGGCGGTCGTGATCGCCCTCGGCGTCAACGACATCCTCCGTACGCCCCAGCAGACCGACGCGAACAAGATCACCGCCGGGCTGCGCGAACTGAAGCGGCTGGCCCACGCCCGGGGCCTGCGGGTCGTCGGAGCCACGCTCATGCCCTTCCAGGGCCACCGCGGCTACCGGCCACACCTGGAGGACACCCGCCAGGCCGTCAACGCCCAGATCCGCGCCGGCAAGGTCTACGACGCCTACGTCGACTTCGACAAGGCACTCCGCGACCCCTACAACCCCCGCCGCCTGCGCTCCGACTACGACTCGGGCGACCACCTCCACCCCAGCGACAAGGGCTACAAGCGCATGGCGGAGGTCTTCGACCTGAAGGACCTGAAGGGATCAGCTCCGGCCGAGCTGTGA
- a CDS encoding DUF445 domain-containing protein, with protein sequence MESTKADQTDDAGPEGQHARPGGVANRTVPGRAMNSFSPADEEKFRGVRRMKLTATGMLLFVAVVYVLAKWAGNSGAGAWTGYVAAAAEAGMVGALADWFAVTALFRHPLGIPIPHTAIIPTKKDQLGVSLGEFVGENFLSQDVVRQRLRSVGIGSRLGAWLAHPEHADRVTAELATALRGALAVLRDSDVQAVVGEAINRRADAQEIAPGIGKTLEKVVADGGHRRVVDLICVRAHDWLVLHNDQVMDAVQGGAPGWTPRFVDKRVGERVYKELLRFVTEMRDMPAHPARGALDRFLTDFASDLQSDTDTRARVENLKREVLGRGEVQDLIASAWSSVRQMIVSAAEDERSELRLRVRASLLSLGARMATDAKLQAKVDGWVEGAAVYVVTTYRDEITSLITDTVAGWDAEHTSKKIEAHIGRDLQFIRINGTVVGSLAGLLIYTVSRVLGA encoded by the coding sequence ATGGAAAGCACGAAAGCGGATCAAACGGATGACGCGGGGCCCGAAGGGCAGCATGCCCGGCCCGGCGGTGTGGCGAACCGCACGGTGCCCGGGCGCGCGATGAACTCGTTCAGCCCCGCGGACGAGGAGAAGTTCCGCGGGGTGCGCCGGATGAAACTCACGGCGACGGGCATGCTGCTGTTCGTCGCCGTCGTGTACGTACTGGCCAAGTGGGCCGGGAACTCCGGTGCGGGCGCCTGGACGGGCTATGTCGCCGCCGCCGCAGAGGCCGGCATGGTCGGCGCGCTCGCCGACTGGTTCGCCGTCACCGCGCTGTTCCGGCACCCCCTCGGCATCCCCATCCCGCACACCGCGATCATCCCCACCAAGAAGGACCAGCTCGGCGTCTCCCTGGGCGAGTTCGTCGGCGAGAACTTCCTCTCGCAGGACGTCGTACGGCAGCGGCTGCGCTCCGTCGGCATCGGCAGCCGCCTCGGCGCCTGGCTGGCCCATCCGGAGCACGCCGACCGGGTGACCGCGGAGCTGGCCACCGCCCTGCGCGGCGCCCTCGCCGTGCTGCGCGACTCGGATGTGCAGGCCGTCGTCGGCGAGGCCATCAACCGGCGGGCCGACGCCCAGGAGATCGCCCCCGGCATAGGGAAGACGCTGGAGAAGGTCGTCGCGGACGGCGGCCACCGGCGCGTCGTCGACCTGATCTGCGTACGCGCCCACGACTGGCTGGTCCTCCACAACGACCAGGTGATGGACGCCGTACAGGGCGGCGCCCCCGGCTGGACCCCGCGGTTCGTCGACAAGCGGGTCGGCGAGCGCGTCTACAAGGAACTGCTGCGTTTCGTCACCGAGATGCGCGACATGCCCGCCCACCCCGCCCGCGGCGCCCTCGACCGGTTCCTCACCGACTTCGCCTCCGACCTCCAGTCCGACACCGACACCCGCGCCCGGGTGGAGAACCTCAAGCGGGAGGTCCTCGGCCGCGGCGAGGTCCAGGATCTGATCGCGTCAGCCTGGTCCTCCGTACGGCAGATGATCGTGTCCGCGGCGGAGGACGAGCGCAGCGAACTGCGGCTGCGCGTGCGGGCCTCGCTGCTCTCGCTCGGTGCGCGCATGGCCACCGACGCGAAGCTCCAGGCCAAGGTCGACGGCTGGGTCGAGGGGGCCGCGGTGTACGTCGTGACGACGTACCGAGACGAGATCACCTCGCTCATCACGGACACGGTGGCGGGCTGGGACGCCGAGCACACCTCGAAGAAGATCGAGGCGCACATCGGGCGGGATCTGCAGTTCATCCGGATCAACGGCACGGTGGTTGGCTCGCTGGCGGGCCTTCTGATCTATACGGTGTCCCGGGTTCTGGGGGCGTAG
- a CDS encoding MFS transporter produces MAVTEADTGTVTTAVPARLDRLPWSRWHWTIVIGLGTVWILDGLEVTVVGNIAGRLSESGSGLPVSAAQVTGIAAALYVAGACSGALFFGRLTDVFGRKKLFMITLAVYLAATAMTAFSFSTWWFFLFRFLTGFGIGGEYAAINSAIDELIPSHYRGRVDLIINGSFWLGAIGGSLLSIVALNTDLFAINVGWRLTFLLGVVLGLVILLVRRNVPESPRWLFIHGRGEEAERLVASVERQIEEETGRELPPPAGEITIHQRKSIGFLTIGRTVFSTYRKRAVLGLSLFIGQAFLYNAITFGFGAILTKFFDVPTSKTGYYFAVIAAGNFLGPLLLGKLFDTVGRRIMISSTYLLSGILLFVTAWLFDRGSLSATTMTACWCVVLFFASAGASSAYLTVSEIFPMETRAMAIAFFYAIGTAAGGISGPLLFADLTSTGVVGDTVLAFQIGAGLMCAAGLVAAALAVRAERRSLEDIARPLSEAASPSSGAKPSGSSSSGSPPSGPPPSGPSPSGATA; encoded by the coding sequence ATGGCCGTCACCGAGGCCGATACCGGCACCGTGACCACAGCGGTCCCCGCCCGTCTGGACCGGCTGCCCTGGTCGCGGTGGCACTGGACCATCGTCATCGGGCTCGGCACCGTGTGGATCCTCGACGGCCTTGAGGTCACCGTCGTCGGCAACATCGCGGGCCGGCTCTCCGAGTCCGGCAGCGGGCTGCCCGTCTCGGCCGCCCAGGTCACCGGTATCGCGGCCGCGCTCTATGTGGCCGGGGCCTGCTCGGGGGCACTGTTCTTCGGCCGTCTCACGGACGTCTTCGGCCGCAAGAAGCTGTTCATGATCACCCTGGCCGTCTACCTCGCGGCCACCGCCATGACGGCGTTCTCCTTCTCCACCTGGTGGTTCTTCCTCTTCCGCTTCCTCACCGGCTTCGGCATCGGCGGCGAGTACGCGGCCATCAACTCGGCCATCGACGAACTGATCCCCTCCCACTACCGCGGCCGCGTCGACCTCATCATCAACGGCAGCTTCTGGCTCGGCGCGATCGGCGGCTCGCTCTTGTCGATCGTCGCCCTGAACACGGACCTGTTCGCGATCAACGTCGGCTGGCGGCTCACCTTCCTCCTCGGCGTCGTCCTCGGCCTGGTGATCCTGCTCGTACGCCGCAACGTCCCCGAAAGTCCCAGGTGGCTGTTCATCCACGGCAGGGGAGAGGAGGCCGAACGCCTCGTCGCCTCCGTGGAACGGCAGATCGAGGAGGAGACCGGACGCGAACTCCCGCCGCCCGCGGGCGAGATCACCATCCACCAGCGCAAGAGCATCGGGTTCCTCACCATCGGGCGCACGGTCTTCTCCACGTACCGCAAACGCGCCGTGCTCGGCCTCTCCCTCTTCATCGGGCAGGCGTTCCTCTACAACGCGATCACCTTCGGCTTCGGCGCCATCCTCACCAAGTTCTTCGACGTGCCGACCTCCAAGACCGGCTACTACTTCGCCGTCATCGCGGCCGGCAACTTCCTCGGCCCGCTGCTGCTCGGCAAGCTCTTCGACACCGTGGGCCGCCGGATCATGATCTCGTCCACCTACCTGCTCTCCGGCATCCTGCTCTTCGTCACCGCCTGGCTCTTCGACCGGGGCTCGCTGAGCGCGACGACGATGACCGCCTGCTGGTGCGTGGTCCTGTTCTTCGCCTCCGCGGGCGCCAGCAGCGCGTACCTCACGGTCTCCGAGATCTTCCCGATGGAGACCCGCGCGATGGCCATCGCCTTCTTCTACGCCATCGGCACCGCGGCCGGCGGCATCAGCGGGCCGCTGCTCTTCGCCGACCTGACCAGCACGGGCGTGGTCGGCGACACGGTGCTCGCCTTCCAGATCGGCGCCGGGCTGATGTGCGCGGCGGGACTGGTCGCGGCGGCACTCGCGGTACGGGCGGAACGGCGGTCGCTGGAGGACATCGCCAGGCCGCTGTCGGAGGCGGCTTCCCCGTCATCGGGGGCGAAGCCTTCCGGGTCATCGTCTTCAGGGTCGCCGCCTTCGGGGCCGCCGCCTTCCGGGCCCTCGCCGTCCGGGGCGACGGCGTAG
- a CDS encoding alpha/beta hydrolase, protein MTTYPLDPELAAVVPMLPRADTSDLEGARAEMLVGVTAALADVDPTGVDVFEVVAPGPEGAPDVPLRGYRPQGVEGPLPVIYDIHGGGFMLGSVDFDHGTNVALARELGAAVFSVEYRLAPENPYPAGLEDAYAGLVHITKNAAELGVDPTRVVLFGASAGGGLAAGLALLARDRGGPAIVFQYLGIPELDDRLDTPSMRDFTDTPLWNRPNAIISWDAYLGAGVPGGPDVPIYAAPARATAEQLVGLPPAYISVMEFDPLRDEGIDYARALLAAGVSVELHLFPGTFHGSAMVAHAEVSQRDAAEAVAVLRKVLR, encoded by the coding sequence ATGACGACCTACCCGCTGGACCCGGAGCTTGCCGCGGTCGTGCCCATGCTGCCCAGGGCCGACACCTCGGACCTCGAAGGCGCCCGGGCCGAGATGCTCGTCGGTGTCACCGCGGCCCTCGCGGACGTGGACCCCACCGGCGTGGACGTCTTCGAGGTGGTGGCACCCGGGCCGGAGGGCGCCCCGGACGTCCCCCTGCGCGGCTACCGCCCGCAGGGCGTCGAGGGCCCGCTCCCGGTGATCTACGACATCCACGGCGGCGGCTTCATGCTGGGCAGCGTCGACTTCGACCACGGGACGAACGTGGCGCTCGCGCGGGAACTGGGCGCCGCCGTCTTCTCCGTCGAGTACCGGCTCGCCCCCGAGAACCCGTACCCGGCCGGCCTCGAAGACGCGTACGCCGGACTCGTGCACATCACCAAGAACGCCGCCGAACTCGGTGTCGACCCCACCAGGGTCGTCCTCTTCGGCGCCAGTGCGGGCGGCGGTCTCGCGGCCGGTCTGGCGCTGCTCGCCCGGGACCGGGGCGGCCCCGCGATCGTCTTCCAGTACCTCGGCATCCCCGAACTCGACGACCGCCTCGACACGCCCAGCATGCGGGACTTCACCGACACGCCCCTGTGGAACCGGCCCAACGCGATCATCAGCTGGGACGCCTACCTCGGCGCCGGTGTGCCGGGCGGCCCCGACGTCCCGATCTACGCGGCTCCCGCCCGGGCCACCGCCGAGCAGCTTGTGGGGCTGCCGCCCGCCTACATCTCGGTGATGGAGTTCGATCCGCTGCGGGACGAGGGCATCGACTATGCGCGTGCGCTGCTCGCGGCCGGGGTGAGTGTGGAGTTGCATCTGTTCCCGGGGACGTTCCACGGCTCGGCGATGGTCGCCCATGCGGAGGTCTCCCAGAGGGATGCGGCGGAGGCGGTTGCGGTGCTTCGAAAGGTGCTGAGGTAG